AACATAGTTAttgttttctttcaaaaaagtaCGCGATACTAAAAACGTGGTAAGTTTGTGTATACAAGTAATAGCCTATGGTAAAAACAATCAATTTTTGTAGTATTTGTAATTTTATTCTATGGTAAGTATCCATGAATGTATCATTAGAAGTGTAACCATATAAGTACTATCAAATAAAGTGGTATGCATTGTCATAAACAATGGTAAGCGTAAccataaaaattataaaaatgtgGAAAGCTTGATGAGATTATTGTGAAGCAGTATGTGTGATTTTTCAACTCATGGTCTTTGAGTAAGTTAGTAAGAGTTAATAATCATAGTTAAATTTAGTTTGTTCTTGAGAAAAAacttactttgttttttttttttttttactctagCTCCAATTCATCTCTTTTCTTCTCCAAAAACATGAATATTGAAGAAGAAGCTTCCTAACTTTCAAAAGCCATAGTTGAAGAAACTAACAAAGTAAGGATGATTTACCTATACACCCTCCAACTTTATCCATTTTTCACGGTCACCCCCTGCCTCGAATTTTGCTACGGCCAGACCCCCTCATTAACGTTTATCCAAATTTGACCTAACTCTGTTGGACAAAATAAGTGAAAAGACGAAGTTAccctctcatatatatatatatatatatatatatatatatatcacacaaATGTTTTCATAATTCCACAGGTCCTTTTCTTCCTCCCACACAACCCAAATCAACTTCTCTTTCTACCTTTGCCAAACCGTAACACCACAAACCCTAACATCGTAATCTCAATCGACAAAATCCTAATAAATCATACAAACCCTAACATAAAATCTCTCTAAATCCCCACGAATCATGTAGCATCCACGCAAATACCAGTTGAATTGAACATATTAGGGTTTGTGTGATTTGAAGACGAATCAGACGACGATTTCGAGGATGATTCTGAAGTACGCGAAGTAAGTACATACGTAATCTTTTGTATATCgtgagttagggttttttttggagttgatgaggattttttttggagttttttggAGTTGATGATGCATGTAGGGTTTTTCGGAGTTAAAAATTGggttttatctctctctctctctctctctctctctctctctctacaatgtGAGAAAGTTAGAGCTTTTCTTGATGCTTCTTGTCTTATGGGTTTTGTATGTAGGGctatgttctctctctctctctctctctctctctctctctctctctctctctctctgtgttcaATGTTAAAAGTTAGGGCTTTTTTTTCCTGTTGAATGACTTTTTGTCTTGTGGGTTTGTGGTCCCCTgtataattagggttttgaagGGTTCGTGGTCCCCCAGGCAATAGTGTGCGTGTGTTAGGTATATTGTTGTTTATTACTCCCCACATAGAGCACTgacctctttttttgttttttcttatttggctTCTTGCAACTAATTATTGAAGATGGGGATGGTAGGGTTCAATTGAATATtaaatttggtgagaaatttgTTGGGAATCCAGTCAACAATTACATTCATGGGGACATTTGTTATTCAAGAGTGGTCCCTTATGAGTTTTCGTATAATAACCTATTAGAAGTCCTACAAAAAGTAGGGTGTATGCCAGGGTGCACATTTTTCTATTTAAGACCAAATCATACGATAGAGGATGGGTTATTTATGGTTAGTAATGATGCAGACATGACagaaatgtttatttttttatgatggtTTGGGTAGGGATATTGAGTTCTTTGTAAGCCATCCTGATGTTGAAAATGATGATGAGGAGGAGTTAGGGTGGGAAAGGGTACCACCAGGTTTCGAACATGATGAtgttgaggaggaggaggaggagttagGGGGTGCTGGAAATGGTAATGAGGAGGAGGTGCAGAATATAAGGTGGGAGGGGGGACAATGTGGTGATGATGATATAGATAAAGGTGCAAGTGGTGATGATGATACAGATAATGATGGTGACAATGATGGTGCTTGTAGTGGGTTAAGGGATTCATCTTCATCTTATGGTGATGACATAGAAGATGTAGTGAATCAGGGTGATGAAGGACCTCTGACAGTTAGGAAAGCTGTGGATGGTTTGGGGAAATATGTTATAATTGGTGAGGTCGATGAGGAAAGTGACTGTAGTGATGACAATTGCAGTGTTGTGAGCTCATTAGATGAAGAGGAGGTGAAAAAGAAGGTCAAATACCCAGAGTTCAA
The sequence above is a segment of the Rhododendron vialii isolate Sample 1 chromosome 13a, ASM3025357v1 genome. Coding sequences within it:
- the LOC131313919 gene encoding uncharacterized protein LOC131313919, with translation MGYLWDIEFFVSHPDVENDDEEELGWERVPPGFEHDDVEEEEEELGGAGNGNEEEVQNIRWEGGQCGDDDIDKGASGDDDTDNDGDNDGACSGLRDSSSSYGDDIEDVVNQGDEGPLTVRKAVDGLGKYVIIGEVDEESDCSDDNCSVVSSLDEEEVKKKVKYPEFNEDRDMKNPKLVQSMLFPNVRVLRTFLKEFHWASTKWLAKKYVEEINDDPNWKVKAMQNDVRRKWMLDVSKIQIYRAKRKALEMVEGAHGEQYHRL